From a single Rosa rugosa chromosome 7, drRosRugo1.1, whole genome shotgun sequence genomic region:
- the LOC133719872 gene encoding uncharacterized protein LOC133719872 gives MSFLTNLQALYLNYCLNIIDMSVIGELHKLEILSMRENALKEMSREIGQLTNLRMLDVSAQCIRTIRSKVISKLHKLEELYMQCGFWDWVSKIDGEGQKTNIGFDEIAGLSYLSTLKVCISDANCIPKSVEVEPNWVYFDISTCHGHISERIIENFRSDDSGHNCRSLSLSRTDTTIGAFPDWFVNTAVKNTERLRYEECKGLSNILVEYDHGRLHGLKVLSVIGRCESLKELMNAITCVPDKPVFENMEELHLKELNDLEELCVGELPPGSLCSLKLLEVRRCCNLGNVLLPSKLLQKLPSLEKLLCSDTKVEYLFGCEGFEPDQINLREMELQDLHVVRGICNGPAPR, from the coding sequence ATGAGTTTCCTAACCAATCTTCAAGCTTTGTACTTAAATTATTGCCTGAACATAATTGACATGTCTGTAATCGGAGAACTTCACAAGCTTGAGATTCTTAGTATGAGAGAAAATGCTCTGAAAGAAATGTCAAGAGAAATAGGACAGTTGACCAATCTAAGGATGCTGGATGTCAGTGCTCAATGTATTCGCACAATTCGATCTAAAGTGATATCAAAGTTGCATAAATTAGAAGAACTGTACATGCAATGTGGATTTTGGGATTGGGTTAGTAAAATTGATGGAGAAGGACAAAAAACTAATATTGGCTTTGATGAAATAGCTGGTTTATCATATTTAAGCACTTTGAAAGTTTGCATATCAGATGCAAATTGCATCCCTAAAAGTGTTGAGGTCGAACCGAATTGGGTTTACTTCGATATTAGTACTTGCCACGGCCATATTTCAGAGAGAATCATTGAGAACTTTCGATCTGATGATTCTGGCCATAATTGTAGATCCTTGAGTCTTAGTAGAACTGATACAACCATAGGAGCCTTTCCGGACTGGTTTGTCAACACTGCGGTAAAGAATACTGAGAGGCTGCGTTATGAAGAATGCAAAGGCTTAAGTAACATTCTTGTGGAATATGACCATGGGAGGTTACATGGACTGAAAGTTCTCTCTGTAATTGGTCGCTGTGAGAGCCTGAAAGAGTTGATGAACGCCATAACATGTGTTCCTGATAAGCCTGTGTTTGAGAACATGGAAGAGTTGCATCTGAAAGAGCTGAATGACCTGGAGGAGTTATGTGTTGGTGAGTTACCACCTGGATCTCTCTGCAGTCTGAAATTATTGGAGGTCCGTCGGTGCTGTAACTTGGGGAATGTACTGTTGCCATCAAAATTATTGCAGAAACTACCAAGTCTGGAAAAACTACTCTGTTCTGATACTAAAGTGGAATATTTGTTTGGATGTGAAGGATTTGAGCCAGATCAAATAAATCTGAGAGAGATGGAGTTACAGGATCTACATGTTGTAAGAGGAATATGTAATGGTCCTGCTCCACGTTGA